The following coding sequences lie in one Zingiber officinale cultivar Zhangliang chromosome 2B, Zo_v1.1, whole genome shotgun sequence genomic window:
- the LOC122049709 gene encoding pterocarpan synthase 1-like has protein sequence MAYYCSFKPSLLFLLFFIATSQARDSITTHLHFFIHENVNRPNATAITVVNSTTSNPGGFGSIGIFDDEIREGSSIDSKLIGRAQGMAPEVSLSEMAWLLLIDFVFTDGEYNGSSLMVVGRATLGGTIERSIIGGTGKFRMARGYTINTFLSGAPEGRLIDECDAYIVH, from the coding sequence ATGGCTTATTATTGTTCATTCAAGCCTTCTCTCCTCTTTCTCCTTTTCTTCATCGCAACCTCTCAGGCTAGAGACTCCATCACAACTcacctccatttcttcatccacgAGAACGTTAACAGACCCAACGCCACTGCTATCACCGTCGTCAACTCCACCACCAGCAACCCTGGCGGCTTCGGCAGCATTGGGATCTTCGACGATGAAATACGAGAAGGCTCGAGCATTGACTCGAAGCTCATTGGACGGGCCCAAGGCATGGCTCCGGAGGTGTCGCTTAGCGAGATGGCCTGGCTCCTACTGATCGACTTCGTCTTCACGGACGGAGAGTATAACGGTAGCTCCCTCATGGTTGTGGGCCGGGCTACGTTGGGGGGAACCATCGAGCGCAGCATCATCGGCGGCACCGGAAAATTTCGAATGGCGAGGGGCTACACCATTAATACATTTCTAAGTGGTGCTCCGGAAGGACGCTTGATCGACGAGTGCGATGCTTATATCGTTCATTAA